The genomic DNA GGGAGTGCCGGAACGCCGTGTGCCCGCGGCATCCCGGGGGGCATGAGCGCCGCCCGCGCTTTTCTTCAGGAAAAAAGAAATAAGCCGGGAAACTGGATTCATAGGGCAAAGGTTCTTGCGAAAGGAGCGGCTGCATGGCGGCGGTCCTGCGCGGGCCGCTTTTGCGCACGCATGGTCGCCGCATCGGCGCGGGACATCGGAATGGCACAAAAATGCCGCGCCTTCGATGGATTGCCTGAGGAGAAGAACATCGTCACGGCATCGGTTATTTGCCGGTTTTCTGCATTACGCTGTCGCGCTCTTCCTCGGACTTCTTGAGTTCGGCCTGTTTCTGGTTGAGATCGGATTCCAGGCGCAGGCGTTCTTGTTTTAGGTCGGAGAGTTTCTTCTCCGCGCTCTCGGCCGCCTTCTTGGATTCGTCGAGCTTCGACAGGTCGTCTTTGCCCGGCTTCATGAAGAAACAGCCTGCGCCAACGCCGCAGCACGCGACAAAGGCGGCGGCGACCGCAAGCCGGAAGGCGGGCGGGACTTTCATTTGACGTCGGGTTTCTTCTGGTCGCGTTCTTCCTCAAGCCGCATGCGCTCCTGCCGGACGTCGTACACCTTCTTTTCGGCGTCTTCGGCGGCTTGTTTTGCTTCCTCGAGTTTCGACTGGTCGTTCTTGGCCTGCGCCTTGTTGCCGCCGCACCCGCCTATGCCGCACATTGCGATAAGCGCTGCGAAAACGACGAATTTAACCAGGTTTATTCCTCTCATGGCTGACGGCTCCTCCTTTTGACAGCGAACTTTTATAACAAAATACAGCTTAATAATAGTTTGTTCAAATTGGCGGAGTCAAGTAAATAATCCACACGCATATTGTTAAGAAAGAGTCGGGCGCCCCGCTGCTGCGCAGCGGCGGCCGTCCTTCCGGTCTCGGCCTTCGGCCTCGGGCCGTCACGGCCCTAGGTTTTGTTGGGGCGGTTCGCGGACCGCCCCAACAAAACAGGGTCCGGGCGGCACCGCGCTCCAGCGCGGCCTCCAGTCCTGCCTGGCGCTGGGCATAAGTCAATTACCATTCTTGTTTTTATTCCCCTCTCCTTTCGGAGAGGGGCTTGGGGATATAGGTCAAAACGAAAAGGGAAATCGAACAATTTAACGCTTGATTTTTCTTACAGCGCCGTCAGCACTGCACACGCCAGAAAAAATCACGATAGCAACATCCTGCTAATAGTTCCCCACCTCATTGCGCCTTGAGGAAGCAGCAATGAATCTGCGACCCTTATAAACTGCATGCCCGCGTTTTTGGCCGCCGCGCCGTCGGTGTCGGCCCGGTCTCCGAGCACCAGGATCTGGCCGGGGGCGATGCCCCATTTTTCCGCAATGGCAAGCAGCGGCCTCGGGTGCGGTTTGAGCGCGCCCGCATCCTCGCACGACGAAACAGCGTCAAAGATCGTTGGGGAAAGCCCGAGTTTTTCGAGCCGCTCCTTGACGCAGCCGTAATCGGACAGAACCGCGAGCCTGACGCCTTTTTCCCTGAGCGCGCCCAGGAGCCTGCGGATGAAAGGCCGTGAGAAGCGGAAGAACGGCATGATCGCCACGAACGCGGGGTAAAACCTGTCGGTGATCCATTGTTTCGCCTGCTCCGCCGGCATGCGTTCCCCGCGGCCGAACTCGCCGCCGACCGCGGCGAGCAGCCGTTCGCGATCGCCCATGTCACGGCCGGCGAATTTTTCGCGCACCGCAAGAAACCGGGGCAGCCGCATGCCGCCGGGAAAAAGCCGGAAGAATATGAGCGGCTTCATGAACCACCGCAGCACGTAGAGCGTGCCGTCAAGGTCGAAGATGATGCCGTAAAACGGCGACAACGGTGTCGTGGCCATGGGCGTCAACCCTTCCGCGTTTCCCTGCCGGCCCTGTAGATATTGTCAAGAAGCTTTTCGAGCAGGGGAAGCGGCGTCGAGGAGAAGGCGATGCGGATTAAGTTTCCGAACGCGATGATGCCGGTGTCGTATGCCGCAAGGAGTTTCTGCCGCACGGCCTCGGCGTTGCCGGCCGCAAGCTCCACGCACATGAAATACCCCGAGTTGAACGGAAGCGGCCGCATCACTTCGGCATATTCGGGATGCGCCTTGAAAATTTCACGCATTTTCTGATATCGCGCCCTGAGCATGCAGTACTTCGCCTGTTTTTCCTGCCAGTACTGCGGGTCGGCGTAGGCGTTGAGCAGCAGCGACTGGCCGATGTTCGACGCGTTGGAGATGTTCCCGCGGATCGCGCCGGCGAGCTTGGCCTCGAGCGCCCCGTATAATTGCGGCGTGCCGCCTTTTATCCCGAAGGTGACGAATCCCACCCTGAAACCCCACACGTAGTCCTCCTTGGTCGGGCCGTCGAACTTGACGGCCAGGATGCGCTCGTGCGCGTCCGCGAGCATGGCAAAGAGCGATTCCTTGATGATGCCGTCCCCATAGACCAGGCCGAAATACGCGTCGTCGACAAACACCACGATGTCGTTGCCGGCGTCTGCCGCCTTGACAAGCGCATCTTTTATTGCCTGCGCCTCCGAAACGGTCACGGTGTACCCGGTGGGATTGTTGGGAAAGTTCAGGAGCGCGATCTTTTTTCCTTTTGGCAAGCAATTGAGCCGTTTTGCCATTCCCGCGACATTGTACGCCTCGCCTTTAAAAGTCGGATACGTCGCGATGGAAGAACCGCACCCATGGCAAAAGATAAGGTCGTAGTTTTCCCAGTACAAATCCGGTATGACCACCGAATCGTTATTGCCGCAGAACAGATATCCGGCCATGGAAAGCCCGTGTGTGAGCGCGCTCGTCACCACCGGAAGGCTCACCTGCTTCCCAGCGAGCGACGGGTTCTTTTTGTAAAGCATGTCCTTCCAAATGGCGCGGATCTCCGGCCTGCCCGGGCTCGGCGCGTACGAGAAGATGTTCTTCTTCTGCAGGTTGAGCTGCTTCAACAAAGATTCCAGGCACATGGGCGAGCCGCTGTCCTCGAGCGCCGTGCCGATGGTGGCGTTGATCGCCTTGCCCGACGCCTCGGCGGTCTGGGCAAGTATCCCGCGCTTGGGAAAAAAGATGTTTCTCCCCTTTTCCGACAGCATGGCATGCACGTGCCTGTTTTCGGCTTTGATGATCTGGTTGAGCTGTCTTGCCTGCGCATCGAGTTTCATGGCTGCCGACTCCCCGGTATGCGTTGATGGGATGATAGAAAATGAGCCAAAGATTCATCGTCGTTGAGATGAGATCTTCGGCCGGAAAACGCTTTAAAGATATATTCAAAAATTTATAAAGGCCAGGATGTCATGAATATTAAGGCAGTCGGGGGAGAAGTATACCCCTTCGGGTACTTCCAAGGGGCGTCTCCCCGGCCTCGGCTTCCGCCGCCCGAAAAAAAGAAGGGCGGCGGCGATCCTCGGCCTCCCCTCTCCTGGGTGCGGCCGGGTACCATTTGATTCAAGTCCGAACCTTTTACTGGGCGCACCCTTGCAACGACCGATTACCACGAAATCACAAATAGATTCCATAATAATTTTCTTTCATGGCTAAAATATTTTTTCTTCTTCCGCCGTGTAAACTCTCCACCACTGCGGGATCGACAGCCACCCGAATGATCGCAGGCCAAGGGAGTACCGGCGCCAAAGAGGGGGTGCGGGTGCGGATCACCGCCGCCTCCGGCTTTCATTCTTCTTCCTTGTGAAGGAGGCGGTGGAAGCCGCACCCCAGGGGGAGACCTCCCCCATCAAATATTTTTATTAACAAATAATAATAACTAATCGCTAATCCCCGCCGCCTTCTTCAATTCCCTGAACACCCTTGACACTCTCTCCACTTGCCCCTTGGCCGGAAACCTTTCATAGAATCCCTCGTTGCGGAAGCTCTTCTGCAGCTCGGCCCAGCCCGAAAGGCGTTTTTCCCAGAGCTTGCCGCGTTCCTCTTCTTCCTCGGTGATTGCGGTGTCTGAAATCAAATACGGCAGTATGCGGAGCATGGCCTTGATGGTGACGGGCTTGGTGACCATGAAGTCGGGATTCCCCCACGCATCGCCCCACACGCGCTCGGCCGCCTTGAGAAAATCGCGCACCGCGCGGTAGTGGCGCTCGGCGAGCCGGCCCAGGTCGTCGGACTTCTTCGCAAGGCCCGGATCGTCCTCGGTGATCCAGCGGTGGACCTCGTTGAACAGCTCCGCCTGCAAAATCCATTTCTCCTGGCGCGAGCGGCCTCCCAGCCGGTTGATGCGGTAGCGCAGCGGGCTGTCGGATTCGGAATACAGTTTTTCAACGATCTTCGCCGCGAGCTTGCGGTCGGGCGACGCCCAGGAGACTTTTTCGTATAAGTCAATAAGATGGCTCTTGTTGATGCGCGTGGCCGTGGAATTGATGATCACGAACATCTCGGTGGCGAAGTCCTCGGTCTTGGCGTCGAAAACGATGCAGGGCACGTGCACCGTGGGCGCCTCGGCGGCCTTTTCCTTGAGGTAGAACTGCAGCGCCGCGAGCCGGTGCTGCCCGTCGATGATGAGGTACCTGCCGTCGGGATCGCGCAGGTTGCCCATGTTTCCTGTTTTGTCAATTGCGGAGAACTCCAGCTTCTCGCCGGTGAACAGCAGCACCGTGCCGGGGATGGGCGGCTGCGAGACCGCGGTGTCGTAAAAGTTCTTGATGGCCCTGATCTTCTGCCGCGACAGCGCGCGTTGGAACGCCTTGTCGGTCTTCTCGATTTTCTCGATGTACGCGGCGATCTCGTCGCCCTCCGGCACTTCCTCGGGCTTGATCGACTCGCCCTCGCCGTAAAAGCGGCTGATGAAGCGGACCTTTTCGAGCAGTTCCTCGGCCGGATACGAAACGAAATAAAACACCGCGTCTTTCTGGCGGATCCTTGTGGCGAGCATGGTAATTTCTCCTGATTTAAGGTCTTATTTATTGATAAAATAATAAAATGCAATCGGGGGAGAGGTATGCCCCTTCGGGTACTTCCAAGGGTCGTCTCCCCCGGCCTCGGCCTCCTCGCCCCTTACGGGACTGCGGGGTCCTCGGCAGCGCTTTCCGCCCTTCCCGGTTGGGCGGGCGCTTTCCTCTCCCGGGTGCGGCCAGGTAGCGACGGCAGCAAGCTTCATCCATCCGTTGGGCGCACCCGCGGAGATCTGTTGATAGGATGGAATACTTTTTTGTTATCACAACTAAGGTTCGATTGGCGGCACTGATGTACGTTGGGGAAACAAATCTTCGCTGCCGCGTTAGGCGGGACTGAAGGCCGTCGCTGGAGCGCGGTGCTGCCCGGCCCTCGCCGAAGGCATAAAGGGGCCGTGGCAGCCCGAGCCGAAGGCGAGGGGAACGCGCATTTTATTTATTAAATATTTTATTTCAGTCCACCCTTGAAATTAAACAAACACGATCCAGGATATTTTTTCTCGTTTTTATAGCAATCTACTATTTCATCCAAAACTTTTCCATCCGGCTTCATAAAACTCAAATCAATACAAAATGTCTGAATCCCCAATTCCTCGAACCATTGCCGCTTGTTGAAAAGGCTCGCGGTCTCTTCGGCCAGGAGATAATGCAGCCCGTTTTTCTCCCTTGTCATTGTTTGTCTTCCCAATCTGTCAACAACATGGCCCCCCGCCTCGAGCACGGGCCTTATCCGCGAAATGAACAGCGGCACATGCGTGAAAAGGTAGATCATGCCGTTTTGTGAAAAACAATTCCGAATATTCATGGAATCGTCTTCGAGCGAATAGGTGAAATGCGACAGCCCGAGGGCGGCGTATGAGGCCTGCGATGCACGGTTGACGCACCAGAGCAAATAATCGGCGCGCAGGCGTTTGACGCCGGGTTCGAGCAAAACATGCCCCAGGTTCTGGCACATGAGTCCGCACGGGCCGTCCTTGCACAGCGTCTGGATGATGCGGCGCCACGGGCCGAGGTCTTCCTCGGCAACGAACGGCGGCGGCTCAATATACGCCGCACGGCCGAGGCGTTCGCGCGCCGGGCCGTCGTGCATGAGGCGGCGCATGTCTTCTTTGTCAAAAGCGCAGACGATCCCGCCGATTTCAGGCTTGTTCACCAGCGGCAGCCAGCCGTACGAATCAATTTTGACAAAAAGTCTCCTGTCCCTGTTTTTGTCCGTTGTAATTTTTGCCATGCTGTCTTGCATGATTTTCCGCGCCTCGGGACAGCGTTCCCGGTACTGCGCGGGCCGCGCGGCCAGGTTCGTTTCTTCTTTTTCATTCTCACCGCCCCGGCCGACCAGATATACCGAATCACCGGGCAGGCACGCGATCTCCTTGTCAAGCGAAACCGTTAGCACACCGCCCTTGATTGAACAGCTTCTCACCGCCGCCATGACGCCTTCCCCGCCGCTCCGAGGCTGGACGCGCAAAAGGTCTCCCACATTTAGATCTTCATTTGAGATTATCGTGATTTCCCGCGGCGATGATTTTTCCACCTTTCCGATATAGATGCCGGTGCCCGCGGGATTTTTCGCATCAATGATCCCTTCCTGCAAGGCCCCCTCAAGAAACAGCCTGGTTTTTCTCCGGCCCATGTCATGGCGCAGCATTTCTTTTGCCGCGGTGGTCTTTTGCGGATTGTCAAGCGCCATCCGGTAAGCGGCCACAACGGTCCGTACGTACTGCGCGCCCTTCATGCGTCCCTCGATCTTAAGGCTGGCAACGCCCGCGTCGGCCAATTGCGGAAGCAGGTCGATGGCCCACAAATCATTGGGCGAGAAAAAATATCCGGCAGCCTCTCCGGCGGCAGGTACCTTGTCGAAGGCGCGCCTGCAGACCTGGGTGCACCTGCCGCGGTTGCCGCTCATGCCGCCGAAAAAGCTCGACGCAAGGCACATGCCGGAGAGCGAATAGCACAGTGCGCCGTGCGCAAACGCTTCGATCTCCACGCCGCCCGCCGCGCACAGTTTCCCAATTTCCGCGATCGTGAGCTCGCGCGCAGCCACGGCGCGCCGTATGTCGAGCCGTCTGCACGCTTCAAGCCCCGAGGTGTTGTGCACGCTCATCTGCGTGCTCGCGTGCAGGCGCAAGCGCGGAAAGTTTTTTCTGATTATGATGGCAATGCCCAGATCCTGTACGATGATCGCGTCAACGCCGATCTGCTCAAGCTGGTACAAAAAATGCACGGCTGACTCCAGCTCCGCCTGCTTGACAAGCGTGTTGAAGGTCACATATACCTTAACGTTCCTGTCGTGCGCAAACGGCACCGCGTACGACAGGGTCTTCACGGTGAAGTTCCGGGCGCGCAGCCGCGCGTTGAACCCGGTGAGGCCGAGGTATACCGCGTTTGCGCCCGCGTCGATGGCGGCGCGAAAGCTTTCCACGGTCCCGGCAGGAGCGAGAAGTTCCATTTTGCGGCGGGGTTTAGTATCTTTCATGATGGAATAATGACCGCGAATAGTTGATGCAATGAGGTTTTCTTGATGTGTCATGCCCGGCTACGACCGGGCATCCAGCGATTAATTAAAAAATACATGGATTCCCGCTTTCGCGGGAATGACAATCACAAACCGAAGTGGGAGGTATAAATGCCCCTTGTAAAAATGACCATCGTCGACCTGCTGCTCCGCACCGTGATCGGCGACAACGAGTGGGAGCGCGACGTGAAGCAGGACGTGATCCTGAACATCAGCTTTGAGTTCGACGCGTCAAGGGCCGTGGCATCGGACGCGCTGGCCGACACCGTGAATTATAAGCAGTTGAAACGGAAAATCATCGCCGAAGTGGAGAACTCGCACTACCGCCTGATCGAAAAGCTCGCGGCGCGGGTGCTTTCCATCGTCATGGAGGACCCGCGCGTGACAGGCGCGACCGTGCGCGTTGACAAGCCGCAGGCGCTGCGGTACGCCAGGAGCGTGGCGGTGGAAGTGAGTGAGAGAAGGTAAGACGGCCATAGAGGCACGGAGGACACAGAGAAGAAAAAGAGTTCATCGCAAAGAGTTCAAAGGACGTGAAGAGTAAAAAGCTCAAGACATCTCTGATGAATACTGTCTGATCTTTCCCGTTCTTTGCGACCCCACTTTCGCCACGGCAGGTTTCGAGAGAGGTTTTTCTCTACTCCCCCGCCACATGGACAAACGGCAAATTCGTCTCGGCGTTCTTGCTGCGCAATTGCAGAATGTAGCGTCCCGAGCCCAAGTTCTTTCCGCCAACATTGATTGCTATTTTCCCCAAGTTCGCGACGGCCTCGCCGGTAAAGACGATTCTTCCCCGTATGTCGAAAATGCGTATCTGATGGAGCCCCGGCAGCAGGTTTGCAATCACAAGCGCTCCGCGGATTTTACTCAACACCGGCTTTCCCAGCACTTCCTTTTTCGCAAGCGGCTGTGAAACCGGGTTTGCTGCTCCGGCGCCGATGGTTATTTCAGCGCGGCCGTCCGCGGTGTCGTTCCAGACATAAACAATGGCCTTGAGCGGTTTCTGGTATGATTGCGGAAGGGGAATGCTTACACTGTCGTGGAAAATACCCGAGACGGTGTCAATCGCGCTGTCGCAGAAATAAGACATGTTAAATCCTGCACTGGAGGCTGAATCGGAAGGTATGGAATCGCGGACGGTAAAGGTGACTGAGTAGTTTGTGTTTAAGGCACTGGCCTGGTGAGAAAGAATTAAATTAACCGGAGCAGAATCGGGCGAAGATTTGACAGATAGGTCGATAGCGCCGGTGCTAACACGAAGGGCCGGATCGCCCAACAAGAAATACTCGGCGGCCGGAGGTGAGGAATAAACCGTTGCAGTCATTAATGTCGCTTTTGCCCTCGCCAGAATAGTGCCCACGCTTGCATGAGAATTCTTTTTCAATTCGGAGAAAATAGCCTGTCCGATTTCCGCATCGGAGCTTGCATATGATTCAAAAGGATTGGCTATGTAAACAATCGCACCATTGTTCTTGCTAAAGAGGTATCTCTGACACATTGGCGTTAGAGATGGATTTTGAGCCCCCAGAATTGATCCGTTTGTCGATGTGAAGGACAGAAAAACAAATGGCATTGAGTCGTTTGTAAAATCCATAACACTTTCGCCATCCAAAGCAAATTCATTCGTTAGCTCCTGCGCGCCCCCGTATCCATAGAAAAATGCCCATCCAGTTCCATTATTAATTGACTCAATAATTGCCGATCTCGCTGCTGGTTTTTCATAAAATTGGTCCCACGGAAATGCCGAAAGGTAGCGTTTCCTGACCATGTACCCCTGCAGTGAATTATTTACTATCTCTTCGGCATTTGCCTGAAATACACTCTGCAGTGGGTCATTAATTCCCTTTTTTGCGCCATCGTCGGCAATTACAAGCACATTGTTACGCCAAGGACCTTTTGGGCGCGCAAGATCGAACCGCTTGACTTTTTCAACATACAGGCTGCAGAGCAAGGGCGTAGACGCCGGTATCCTGCCGATTGAAATACCAGTGTCGCCGGGTCCCATGAAAAAGTTTTCTGGAGGACTCGATGATGTAAGACTCGAATACCCATCATCGGAAATTGGGCATGGGAAGGGTTCCCCCCATGGAAGATCGGGTGACGGGTTGATATACACCATGTTTAAGTAATTAAGCAAGTCGTAGGTGTTAGTTGAATACCACGTCGGCATCAATCCATTGCTTGCAACGCTCGTGTCCGCCGGATTGAAGACAAAATTGTCCGTTCCAATAAGAACTAAATATTTAAAAGTCGATTTCCAGTTTGTCTTTGCCCACTTGAGCGCCGTCCACAATGTCATATTCCGGTGATTGTAATCATAACCCGGGAACGCCGTCAAAATGTCCTCCAGGTACGCCACCTTCGCGTTTTCCACGTCGTCGTACTTGAACGAGTTCCTGTGCTGCGCCAAAGTGACTGCCGGTCCGGCAAAATCTTTTGTCGCAATAATCAAGTAGTCGCACACAATCGTCGGGTCCTTGAAATTCGTAATCACCTCATTTGCGCCGTAGAGAGCGAATGCGGTGCTTGCAATGAGTACCGGTACCACAAAGATTTTTTTCATGCCCCGCTCCTTCCATTTGGTATTGATAAACGAACACAGAATTTATTA from Chitinivibrionales bacterium includes the following:
- a CDS encoding HAD family hydrolase, which produces MATTPLSPFYGIIFDLDGTLYVLRWFMKPLIFFRLFPGGMRLPRFLAVREKFAGRDMGDRERLLAAVGGEFGRGERMPAEQAKQWITDRFYPAFVAIMPFFRFSRPFIRRLLGALREKGVRLAVLSDYGCVKERLEKLGLSPTIFDAVSSCEDAGALKPHPRPLLAIAEKWGIAPGQILVLGDRADTDGAAAKNAGMQFIRVADSLLLPQGAMRWGTISRMLLS
- a CDS encoding aminotransferase class I/II-fold pyridoxal phosphate-dependent enzyme, with protein sequence MKLDAQARQLNQIIKAENRHVHAMLSEKGRNIFFPKRGILAQTAEASGKAINATIGTALEDSGSPMCLESLLKQLNLQKKNIFSYAPSPGRPEIRAIWKDMLYKKNPSLAGKQVSLPVVTSALTHGLSMAGYLFCGNNDSVVIPDLYWENYDLIFCHGCGSSIATYPTFKGEAYNVAGMAKRLNCLPKGKKIALLNFPNNPTGYTVTVSEAQAIKDALVKAADAGNDIVVFVDDAYFGLVYGDGIIKESLFAMLADAHERILAVKFDGPTKEDYVWGFRVGFVTFGIKGGTPQLYGALEAKLAGAIRGNISNASNIGQSLLLNAYADPQYWQEKQAKYCMLRARYQKMREIFKAHPEYAEVMRPLPFNSGYFMCVELAAGNAEAVRQKLLAAYDTGIIAFGNLIRIAFSSTPLPLLEKLLDNIYRAGRETRKG
- a CDS encoding DGQHR domain-containing protein; translated protein: MLATRIRQKDAVFYFVSYPAEELLEKVRFISRFYGEGESIKPEEVPEGDEIAAYIEKIEKTDKAFQRALSRQKIRAIKNFYDTAVSQPPIPGTVLLFTGEKLEFSAIDKTGNMGNLRDPDGRYLIIDGQHRLAALQFYLKEKAAEAPTVHVPCIVFDAKTEDFATEMFVIINSTATRINKSHLIDLYEKVSWASPDRKLAAKIVEKLYSESDSPLRYRINRLGGRSRQEKWILQAELFNEVHRWITEDDPGLAKKSDDLGRLAERHYRAVRDFLKAAERVWGDAWGNPDFMVTKPVTIKAMLRILPYLISDTAITEEEEERGKLWEKRLSGWAELQKSFRNEGFYERFPAKGQVERVSRVFRELKKAAGISD
- a CDS encoding peptidase U32 family protein, encoding MKDTKPRRKMELLAPAGTVESFRAAIDAGANAVYLGLTGFNARLRARNFTVKTLSYAVPFAHDRNVKVYVTFNTLVKQAELESAVHFLYQLEQIGVDAIIVQDLGIAIIIRKNFPRLRLHASTQMSVHNTSGLEACRRLDIRRAVAARELTIAEIGKLCAAGGVEIEAFAHGALCYSLSGMCLASSFFGGMSGNRGRCTQVCRRAFDKVPAAGEAAGYFFSPNDLWAIDLLPQLADAGVASLKIEGRMKGAQYVRTVVAAYRMALDNPQKTTAAKEMLRHDMGRRKTRLFLEGALQEGIIDAKNPAGTGIYIGKVEKSSPREITIISNEDLNVGDLLRVQPRSGGEGVMAAVRSCSIKGGVLTVSLDKEIACLPGDSVYLVGRGGENEKEETNLAARPAQYRERCPEARKIMQDSMAKITTDKNRDRRLFVKIDSYGWLPLVNKPEIGGIVCAFDKEDMRRLMHDGPARERLGRAAYIEPPPFVAEEDLGPWRRIIQTLCKDGPCGLMCQNLGHVLLEPGVKRLRADYLLWCVNRASQASYAALGLSHFTYSLEDDSMNIRNCFSQNGMIYLFTHVPLFISRIRPVLEAGGHVVDRLGRQTMTREKNGLHYLLAEETASLFNKRQWFEELGIQTFCIDLSFMKPDGKVLDEIVDCYKNEKKYPGSCLFNFKGGLK
- the folB gene encoding dihydroneopterin aldolase; its protein translation is MPLVKMTIVDLLLRTVIGDNEWERDVKQDVILNISFEFDASRAVASDALADTVNYKQLKRKIIAEVENSHYRLIEKLAARVLSIVMEDPRVTGATVRVDKPQALRYARSVAVEVSERR
- a CDS encoding C25 family cysteine peptidase; the protein is MKKIFVVPVLIASTAFALYGANEVITNFKDPTIVCDYLIIATKDFAGPAVTLAQHRNSFKYDDVENAKVAYLEDILTAFPGYDYNHRNMTLWTALKWAKTNWKSTFKYLVLIGTDNFVFNPADTSVASNGLMPTWYSTNTYDLLNYLNMVYINPSPDLPWGEPFPCPISDDGYSSLTSSSPPENFFMGPGDTGISIGRIPASTPLLCSLYVEKVKRFDLARPKGPWRNNVLVIADDGAKKGINDPLQSVFQANAEEIVNNSLQGYMVRKRYLSAFPWDQFYEKPAARSAIIESINNGTGWAFFYGYGGAQELTNEFALDGESVMDFTNDSMPFVFLSFTSTNGSILGAQNPSLTPMCQRYLFSKNNGAIVYIANPFESYASSDAEIGQAIFSELKKNSHASVGTILARAKATLMTATVYSSPPAAEYFLLGDPALRVSTGAIDLSVKSSPDSAPVNLILSHQASALNTNYSVTFTVRDSIPSDSASSAGFNMSYFCDSAIDTVSGIFHDSVSIPLPQSYQKPLKAIVYVWNDTADGRAEITIGAGAANPVSQPLAKKEVLGKPVLSKIRGALVIANLLPGLHQIRIFDIRGRIVFTGEAVANLGKIAINVGGKNLGSGRYILQLRSKNAETNLPFVHVAGE